Part of the Aquabacterium sp. NJ1 genome, CACCGTGCTGCTGGGTGAAATGGGCATCGGCAACACATCGAGCGCCACCTTGTTGATGGCGCGCCTGCTGGGTGAGCCCTTGCTGGCCTGCGCCGGCCGTGGCACGGGCCTGGACGACACGGCCTACCAACGCAAGCTGGACATCTTGCGCGAGGTGCTCTCGTTGCATGTGGACGCGGTTTCGCCCATGGCCACGCTGGCCGCCTTCGGTGGCTTCGAGATCGCGATGATGGTGGGTGCCATCCTGCAGGCAGCCGCTGAAAACCGCGTGATCGTGGTCGATGGTTTCATCACCAGCAGCGCCGTGCTGGTCGCATCCCGCATGCAACCGCTGGTGCTGCAACGCTGCGTGTTTGCCCACCAGTCGGACGAATCCGGCCATGCCTTGCTGCTCAAGCACCTCAACGCCAAACCCTTGCTCAAGCTCAACCTGCGTCTGGGTGAAGGCTCCGGTGCCGCGCTGGCCTGGCCCTTGCTGGAGTCGGCTTGCCGCATCCTGCGGGAGATGGCCAGCTTCGAAGCCGCAGGCGTGAGCAGTTCGGACCAGGACGCCGGCCAACGCCCTGCAGACGAGGCATGATGCGGGCATGAAAGCCCTGCTGCACGAAATCCGCCTGAGCCTGATCGCCTTGCAGTTCCTCACGCGGGTGCCTGTGCCGGGCTGGGTGGGTTTCGAGCCGACCTGGTTGCAGGGCTGCCTGCGCTACTTTCCCTTGATCGGCGCCCTGGTCGGCCTGGCGGGGGCCTTGGTGCTGGCCGCCACGGCCTTCTGGTGGCCACCGGCGGTGGCTGTGGTGCTCAGCATGGCGTTCACCGTGTGGCTGACCGGCGGCTTCCATGAAGACGGGCTGGCCGACACCTGTGATGGCCTGGGCGGAGCCGTCAGCCGCGAGCGTGCCCTGACCATCATGAAGGACTCGCGGCTCGGCTCTTACGGCGCACTGGGCTTGATCCTCATGCTGCTGCTCAAGGCAGCCGTGCTGGCCTCGCTGGCCACACCTTTGTTCAATGAGCTCGACAGCGCAGAGTCCAGCCACGTTCGCCAGGTCTTGTTGGCGTGGACCATGATGGCCATGATCTGGTGTCATGCCGCTTCGCGCCTGGTGCCGGTCTGCCTGATCCGCTTCCTGCCTTATGCCGGTGACCTGGACCACGCCAAGGCCAAGCCACTGGCCATGCAGGTGTCCTGGCCCAACCTGCTGGCGGCTGTGGTGGTGACGGGGGCCGTGGCCGGCCTGATGTGGCTCTGGTTCAGCTTCACGGGCTGGCCTGAAGGGACCTTGCTGGCTGCCATGCTGAAGTCCACATTGGCGATGGTGTTGGGCGCGGTGGTCTGCGCCCGTTGGTTCCACAAGCGCCTGGGCGGCTTCACCGGTGACACCCTGGGCGCCAGCCAGCAGATCACCGAAGTCCTGGGCCTGATGGCCTGGCTGGCCGTGGTGCACCCGGTGGCCTGACGCCCCTTGTCGCTGAAGACCATGCCCACCGTAGCCGCCCACATGGCTTGCGGCCCTGCATCGTGCTGGGTCTGGCGTCACCCACGCCCGCGCGATGTGGCAGGGCGTTGCATCGGCCGGACGGACGTACCCGTGGACCGGCGCAAGGCCAAGCGCCTGGCCCACCGCATCCGCAAGCAGGCGCGCCGGTTTGGCTGGCCTCATGTGATCCACACCTCGCCGTTGCAACGCTGCGCCCAGGTCGGGCAGGTGTTGCGTTCATGGGGTTGGCGTCACCACATCGACCCGGCCCTGCTGGAGATGGATTTCGGGGACTGGGATGGGCGAGCATGGTCTGGCATTGCACGGGCACAAGTGGACGCCTGGTGCGATGACTTCCTGCACCACCCGCCAGGCGGTGGCGAGAACCTGGCCAGGCTGTTTCAGCGCGTGGAGGATTGGGCCGAGCGGGCACACCAGCAAAGCCAGGGCGGCGGCCCTGCGACCTGGCTGGTGGTGGGGCATGCCGGCTGGATGTTGACCCTCGAATGGTTGATCACCCGTTCAGATCGCCCGAGCAGCCCGGCGCAATGGCCTGCGCCACCGGCTTACGGGCAGTGTCGGCCAATGCAGCTTGTGAAGCTGGCCGGGGCGAGTGGGCGATGAGGCCTTCGATACGCGCTCAATAGCGCCCAGCCGCCCCAGCCAGCCGCAGATAGGCCTTGGCCAGCTGGCGCACGAACCCCCGCCGCAGGCGCGTGATCCAGCGCGAGGTGTGCTCGTCGGCCTGTTTGACTTCGCGGCTTTGCGCAAAGTCCACGCTCAGCGCATCCGACAGCTCGCGCACGAACTGCCTGTCCCGGACGATGAGGTTGCCCTCCAGGTTCAGCACCAGCGACAAAGGGTCGAGGTTGGACGAGCCGATCGTCGCCCACTCATCGTCCACGCACAGCACCTTGGCATGCAGAAAGGCCGGCTGGTACTCGAAGATGCGCACGCCTTGCTGCTGCATCTCGCCATACAGCACCCGGGCGGCCAGGCCCGCAATCTGGAAATCCAGCTTGCCTTGCAGCAGCAGGCGCACGGCCACACCGCGAGCAGCCGCCGCACGCAGTGCCAGCCTGATCGCCCGGCGTGGGTAGAAGTAGGGCGTCACGATGTCGATGCGTTGGCGCGCCCGGTTGATCGCCTGCAGCGCGGATTGCTCGATGGTGCGGCGCTGCCGCAGGTTGTCTCGCATCACAAAGGCGCTGCGCATGGGCACGTGCAGCGCCGCGGCATGCGCCAGCTTGCCCTGTTCGCGCGGGTTCAGGCGCATGCGGGCCTGTTGCACCCAGTGTCTCAGGCGCTTGAGCTTGTGCTCATCCTGCATGAGGTGGCTGAGGTCATCGCGCCAGTCGCGGCCAAACTGCGCGCGGGTCCACACCGCCTTGATGGTGTGCAGCACCGGCGTGATCACGGGGCCCCGCGCCTGCACTGCATAGTCCAGGCGCGGCTGGTCTGACCAGCCATGGGTGAGGTCGAAGTGGTCGTCGATCAGGTTGATGCCGCCCACAAAGGCCTGTTCCTCATCGATCACGCACAGCTTCATGTGCATGCGCCGCCACTGGCTGGTGTCCAGCAGCCCCCACAGCCTGTGCATCGGCCGGTAGATGGCCAGCTTCACGCCCGCCTTCTCCAGCTCCTGCCACAGGCTCTGTGGCGCTTCACCCGAGCCAAAACCATCCACCACCAGGTGCACATGGACACCGCGCCGCGCTGCGCGCTTGAGCGACTGCAGCACACCGCCGCTTTGCCCCAGTGGCGACACGATGTAGAGCGCCAGCCACACGCTGCGGCGTGCCCGGTCGATGCCGTCGCTCAGCGCCGGGAACAGTTCCTTGCCGCCACGCAGCAGCGTGACCTGGTTGCCCCCGGTGAACACAGGCTTGCGCTGGGCATACCAGGCCAGCCTCCTCAGCGAGTCATCCGCCTCTTCATCCGGGGATGCGTGCTCCAGCATGATCGGTCAGGACGCCAGATCCAGCTCCACCACCAGCGGCAAATGGTCTGACAACCGGGCCCAGGCGCCGCCACGCGGCACCATGATGGACTGGCAGTGCATGCCGCGCGTGTAGACGCGGTCCAGCGCCAGGACGGGCACCAGCGAAGGGAAGGTGGGCGTGCGGTCGGCATCACCCACGCTGGCGCGCTTCGTGCCGGCCGACTCCAGGATGGCATCAAGCTTTTCGTTCCAGTCGTTGAAGTCGCCCGCGATCACGACCGGCGCGCCCGGTGGGATGTGCTCCTGCACCAGCTGGGCCAGGCGCTCGGCCTGCCGCACCCGGCTGGCGTGGATCAGGCCCAGGTGCACCACCACCACATGGATCTCCACACCGCGCCAGTGCACCGACACGTGCAGGAAGCCGCGTTGCTCGAACCGATGGTCGGAAACATCATGGTGCCCGATATGGCCCAGCGGCCAGCGCGCCAGCAGGGCATTGCCATGCTCGCCGTTCTTGGTCACCGCATTGGTGCGGTAAGCCACCTCGTAGCCCTCTGGCGCCAGGTACTCGGCCTGCGGCACATTGGGCCAGCACAGCGGGCCGAAATCCGTTCTGGAGAAGCGCTGCGCATCGGTATGGTGGAAGCGCCGCACCTCCTGCAGGCAGACGATGTCGGCGTCCATGGCCTCCACGGCCAGCCCCAGGTTGTGGATTTCCAGGCGTTTGGTGGGCCCCAGCCCTCGCACACCTTTGTGGATGTTGTACGTGGCCACCCGCAGGCTGCGCGAGGACAGCGTGGACGGTGGCAGCAGGGAAGACTGGAGGGGATTCAGCACGGCAATGTTCGGCAGCGAAACAAGGGCAACCCTATGGTGTCAAAGATAACCGCAACTGCGGGGCTTTGAGCAGGGTTTCAAACGGGGGCTTTCCCCGTCTGCTTGGCTGTTTGACTTGCCGCAGCAAGTCTGGGCGGGTCTCAGGGGGCGGTGAGGCGCTGTGGCAGCTGCAGGATGGCCTCGGCGTTGGAGGGCGAAAAACAACGGTCGGCCGCTTCCTGCCAGGGCAGCCAGACGTACTGCGTGTGCTCGCGGGGCGCCAGGGTGATCGGCGTGCCGCGCGGCACGCGCAGGCCAAACACGCGCTCGGTGTTGTGGGTGACGCCCGGGGCATAGCGGTGGCGCCACACCGGGTAGATCTCGTAGACGTTTTCCACTGCCCAGTCGCTCAGGGCAGCCAGGGGGACCTCAGGCGAGCCCGCCACGATGCCGGTCTCTTCCTGCACTTCACGGACGGCGGTGGCCTGCCAGGGCTCGTCCAGCGCGTCCTTGGAACCGGTGACGCTCTGCCAGAAGCCGGGTTGCTTGGCGCGCTCGATCAGCAGCACATCCAGCTCGGGCGTGTAGATCACCACCAGCACGGACAGCGGGATTTTGTAAGGCGTATCAGACATGAAGCCAAGTGTGGCACGTGCGCGCCACAGGCGCTTTCAGCAGGCTTTATTTCGTGGCGACGGCGGGGGGCAAGCTCTTGGCCTGCAACTGCCTCACCTGGGCCACCAGCTTGTTGTGTGCATCCAGAAAGGCGGCGGCGATCACCTTGCCTTCATTGGTGTTGCTCCAACCCAGGCCGGCGCCACCGCCCAGCTTGCTGATCACGAGCCCACCCAAACCGAGGTCGGTTGTACGGGCAGAACCCGTGGCCGCAGCCAGTTGCTCGGTGGTTTCGTTGTCGGTCAGCAGCAGGGCCACCTGGGCCTCCTTCAGCT contains:
- a CDS encoding endonuclease/exonuclease/phosphatase family protein is translated as MNPLQSSLLPPSTLSSRSLRVATYNIHKGVRGLGPTKRLEIHNLGLAVEAMDADIVCLQEVRRFHHTDAQRFSRTDFGPLCWPNVPQAEYLAPEGYEVAYRTNAVTKNGEHGNALLARWPLGHIGHHDVSDHRFEQRGFLHVSVHWRGVEIHVVVVHLGLIHASRVRQAERLAQLVQEHIPPGAPVVIAGDFNDWNEKLDAILESAGTKRASVGDADRTPTFPSLVPVLALDRVYTRGMHCQSIMVPRGGAWARLSDHLPLVVELDLAS
- the cobT gene encoding nicotinate-nucleotide--dimethylbenzimidazole phosphoribosyltransferase produces the protein MSFALPSISDLSQAELAQGLQHLIDHKTKPLGALGQLETLGRQLGLIQSRLDPQLVQPQMVVFAGDHGLAARGVSAYPSDVTWQMVENFLAGGAAVSVLARQHGLALTVVDAGVAHDFAPRAGLQIRKVAPGTADSSRQAAMSAAQCELAIAQGQEVIRSLPGNTVLLGEMGIGNTSSATLLMARLLGEPLLACAGRGTGLDDTAYQRKLDILREVLSLHVDAVSPMATLAAFGGFEIAMMVGAILQAAAENRVIVVDGFITSSAVLVASRMQPLVLQRCVFAHQSDESGHALLLKHLNAKPLLKLNLRLGEGSGAALAWPLLESACRILREMASFEAAGVSSSDQDAGQRPADEA
- a CDS encoding histidine phosphatase family protein, which encodes MPTVAAHMACGPASCWVWRHPRPRDVAGRCIGRTDVPVDRRKAKRLAHRIRKQARRFGWPHVIHTSPLQRCAQVGQVLRSWGWRHHIDPALLEMDFGDWDGRAWSGIARAQVDAWCDDFLHHPPGGGENLARLFQRVEDWAERAHQQSQGGGPATWLVVGHAGWMLTLEWLITRSDRPSSPAQWPAPPAYGQCRPMQLVKLAGASGR
- a CDS encoding adenosylcobinamide-GDP ribazoletransferase, translated to MKALLHEIRLSLIALQFLTRVPVPGWVGFEPTWLQGCLRYFPLIGALVGLAGALVLAATAFWWPPAVAVVLSMAFTVWLTGGFHEDGLADTCDGLGGAVSRERALTIMKDSRLGSYGALGLILMLLLKAAVLASLATPLFNELDSAESSHVRQVLLAWTMMAMIWCHAASRLVPVCLIRFLPYAGDLDHAKAKPLAMQVSWPNLLAAVVVTGAVAGLMWLWFSFTGWPEGTLLAAMLKSTLAMVLGAVVCARWFHKRLGGFTGDTLGASQQITEVLGLMAWLAVVHPVA
- the clsB gene encoding cardiolipin synthase ClsB, with product MLEHASPDEEADDSLRRLAWYAQRKPVFTGGNQVTLLRGGKELFPALSDGIDRARRSVWLALYIVSPLGQSGGVLQSLKRAARRGVHVHLVVDGFGSGEAPQSLWQELEKAGVKLAIYRPMHRLWGLLDTSQWRRMHMKLCVIDEEQAFVGGINLIDDHFDLTHGWSDQPRLDYAVQARGPVITPVLHTIKAVWTRAQFGRDWRDDLSHLMQDEHKLKRLRHWVQQARMRLNPREQGKLAHAAALHVPMRSAFVMRDNLRQRRTIEQSALQAINRARQRIDIVTPYFYPRRAIRLALRAAAARGVAVRLLLQGKLDFQIAGLAARVLYGEMQQQGVRIFEYQPAFLHAKVLCVDDEWATIGSSNLDPLSLVLNLEGNLIVRDRQFVRELSDALSVDFAQSREVKQADEHTSRWITRLRRGFVRQLAKAYLRLAGAAGRY
- the nudB gene encoding dihydroneopterin triphosphate diphosphatase → MSDTPYKIPLSVLVVIYTPELDVLLIERAKQPGFWQSVTGSKDALDEPWQATAVREVQEETGIVAGSPEVPLAALSDWAVENVYEIYPVWRHRYAPGVTHNTERVFGLRVPRGTPITLAPREHTQYVWLPWQEAADRCFSPSNAEAILQLPQRLTAP